One stretch of Nicotiana tabacum cultivar K326 chromosome 18, ASM71507v2, whole genome shotgun sequence DNA includes these proteins:
- the LOC107806200 gene encoding F-box/LRR-repeat protein At1g67190-like isoform X2: MDYLPVEVIGNILSQLGAARDVIVASATCRKWREACRKHLHTLSFNSHDWPLYRDLSTSRLEILITQTLFQTTGLQCLSILMDDVDEFSASIVVAWLMYTRESLQWLFYNVRTNPKINILDICGRQKLEMLVLAHNSVSGVEPNYQRFLCLKSLSLSYVSISALDLNLLLTACPKIETLALVNPEIAMSDAQVTVELNSSTLKSIYVEAVSLDKFILETDSLENLHLKDCALELFELIGKGTLTYFKIDDVSIIHLDVGDAVDNLETVDVSNFTINWSKFYQMISKSSTLRSLRLWDVVFDEEDEIVDVETIALCFPQLNHLALSYDLRDDLREGILHYGLQGLSLLENVNVLELGSTVINDVFTHWVAGLLQRCPNLSKLVIHGVISETKTHEECQMLAGFTSSIVQLMRRYIHVDVQFEFE; the protein is encoded by the coding sequence ATGGATTACCTTCCTGTTGAGGTCATTGGGAATATCCTCTCCCAACTAGGGGCAGCGAGGGATGTGATTGTAGCGTCTGCAACATGTAGAAAGTGGCGGGAAGCTTGTCGTAAACACCTCCATACTCTTTCGTTCAATTCTCATGATTGGCCACTCTATCGAGACCTAAGTACTAGTAGGCTAGAGATACTGATTACTCAGACTTTGTTTCAAACAACAGGCTTACAATGTTTATCGATATTGATGGATGATGTGGACGAGTTCTCAGCTTCCATTGTGGTTGCTTGGCTCATGTACACAAGAGAATCATTGCAATGGTTGTTTTACAACGTTCGTACTAATCCAAAGATCAATATTCTTGATATATGCGGGCGACAGAAGCTGGAAATGTTGGTGCTTGCTCATAATTCTGTATCAGGGGTTGAACCGAATTATCAGAGGTTCCTTTGCCTAAAATCCCTTTCATTAAGTTATGTCAGTATTTCGGCattggatctgaatttgttactgACAGCTTGTCCGAAAATTGAAACTTTAGCACTTGTGAATCCAGAGATTGCAATGTCAGATGCGCAGGTAACTGTTGAGCTGAACAGCAGTACACTAAAAAGTATCTACgttgaagcagtaagtttggacAAGTTTATATTGGAAACTGATAGCCTTGAGAATCTGCACTTAAAAGACTGTGCGCTTGAGCTTTTTGAGCTCATTGGAAAAGGAACTTTGACGTATTTCAAGATTGATGATGTTAGTATTATACATCTCGATGTTGGTGATgctgttgataatcttgaaactgTAGATGTTAGTAATTTCACGATAAATTGGTCCAAGTTCTATCAGATGATTTCGAAATCATCCACATTGAGAAGTCTCCGGTTATGGGATGTTGTATTTGATGAAGAGGACGAGATTGTGGATGTGGAAACAATTGCACTTTGCTTCCCACAATTAAATCATCTTGCACTTAGTTATGATTTAAGAGATGACTTAAGGGAGGGAATTCTCCACTATGGTTTACAAGGGTTATCTCTATTAGAGAATGTCAATGTGTTGGAGCTGGGATCGACGGTAATTAATGACGTCTTTACTCATTGGGTTGCTGGTCTACTGCAAAGATGCCCTAATCTCAGTAAATTAGTTATTCATGGAGTGATTTCAGAGACTAAAACACATGAAGAGTGCCAAATGTTGGCCGGCTTTACCTCATCTATTGTTCAGCTGATGAGGAGATATATTCATGTAGATGTGCAGTTTGAATTTGAGTAG
- the LOC107806200 gene encoding F-box/LRR-repeat protein At1g67190-like isoform X1, translating to MGTIMIPQNFCFSFLGDPVGWHQSFNFFGSFLNWVYHKIDMDYLPVEVIGNILSQLGAARDVIVASATCRKWREACRKHLHTLSFNSHDWPLYRDLSTSRLEILITQTLFQTTGLQCLSILMDDVDEFSASIVVAWLMYTRESLQWLFYNVRTNPKINILDICGRQKLEMLVLAHNSVSGVEPNYQRFLCLKSLSLSYVSISALDLNLLLTACPKIETLALVNPEIAMSDAQVTVELNSSTLKSIYVEAVSLDKFILETDSLENLHLKDCALELFELIGKGTLTYFKIDDVSIIHLDVGDAVDNLETVDVSNFTINWSKFYQMISKSSTLRSLRLWDVVFDEEDEIVDVETIALCFPQLNHLALSYDLRDDLREGILHYGLQGLSLLENVNVLELGSTVINDVFTHWVAGLLQRCPNLSKLVIHGVISETKTHEECQMLAGFTSSIVQLMRRYIHVDVQFEFE from the exons ATGGGCACAATAATGATTCCTCAAAATTTCTGCTTCTCATTTCTTGGTGATCCTGTGGGATGGCATCAATCATTCAATTTTTTTGGCAGTTTTCTCAATTGGGTATATCACAAAAT TGATATGGATTACCTTCCTGTTGAGGTCATTGGGAATATCCTCTCCCAACTAGGGGCAGCGAGGGATGTGATTGTAGCGTCTGCAACATGTAGAAAGTGGCGGGAAGCTTGTCGTAAACACCTCCATACTCTTTCGTTCAATTCTCATGATTGGCCACTCTATCGAGACCTAAGTACTAGTAGGCTAGAGATACTGATTACTCAGACTTTGTTTCAAACAACAGGCTTACAATGTTTATCGATATTGATGGATGATGTGGACGAGTTCTCAGCTTCCATTGTGGTTGCTTGGCTCATGTACACAAGAGAATCATTGCAATGGTTGTTTTACAACGTTCGTACTAATCCAAAGATCAATATTCTTGATATATGCGGGCGACAGAAGCTGGAAATGTTGGTGCTTGCTCATAATTCTGTATCAGGGGTTGAACCGAATTATCAGAGGTTCCTTTGCCTAAAATCCCTTTCATTAAGTTATGTCAGTATTTCGGCattggatctgaatttgttactgACAGCTTGTCCGAAAATTGAAACTTTAGCACTTGTGAATCCAGAGATTGCAATGTCAGATGCGCAGGTAACTGTTGAGCTGAACAGCAGTACACTAAAAAGTATCTACgttgaagcagtaagtttggacAAGTTTATATTGGAAACTGATAGCCTTGAGAATCTGCACTTAAAAGACTGTGCGCTTGAGCTTTTTGAGCTCATTGGAAAAGGAACTTTGACGTATTTCAAGATTGATGATGTTAGTATTATACATCTCGATGTTGGTGATgctgttgataatcttgaaactgTAGATGTTAGTAATTTCACGATAAATTGGTCCAAGTTCTATCAGATGATTTCGAAATCATCCACATTGAGAAGTCTCCGGTTATGGGATGTTGTATTTGATGAAGAGGACGAGATTGTGGATGTGGAAACAATTGCACTTTGCTTCCCACAATTAAATCATCTTGCACTTAGTTATGATTTAAGAGATGACTTAAGGGAGGGAATTCTCCACTATGGTTTACAAGGGTTATCTCTATTAGAGAATGTCAATGTGTTGGAGCTGGGATCGACGGTAATTAATGACGTCTTTACTCATTGGGTTGCTGGTCTACTGCAAAGATGCCCTAATCTCAGTAAATTAGTTATTCATGGAGTGATTTCAGAGACTAAAACACATGAAGAGTGCCAAATGTTGGCCGGCTTTACCTCATCTATTGTTCAGCTGATGAGGAGATATATTCATGTAGATGTGCAGTTTGAATTTGAGTAG